In a genomic window of Saccharothrix sp. HUAS TT1:
- a CDS encoding class I tRNA ligase family protein: protein MSRPTLIISPAPTANGDLHLGHVAGPFLAADVHARYLRATGREVLLATGFQDTSTYVVTTAHRLGVPPEELVARSAEQIESTLAAVGIDVDGYTGDEDRFVKAVLGFVERLHAAGKFELRTMTFPYSPATGEYLVDGFVKGGCPLCLAEGCAGLCESCGHPVAAGDLIDPRSTINPDDPLELREAQVLVLPMEQYRERIREHFAVHGRAMRPHMAQAIREMLSRPLPDYPVTYPTSWGIPAPFPEVAGQTINPNAEPAAWSIYCGTLSAERRGVPLAADDEMWLADAGTKVVYFLGFDNTYPFAVAAVAMLLAADGRYLLPEEFVTNEFYELDNSKFSTSRGHVVWGRELVAEVPRDLVRFHLAATSPENQRTDFSRAALERVTSTRLVAPWNRVADEVDRFTGRGPLPVSERSRAAAARIVERFAACYELDCFSITRAAEVLAEQLGRLARWSVQPGQEGDFCHEVEVVLRCAAPILIDLAEKALPDTDIPTGAGATTVTPASLPRLPEWTA, encoded by the coding sequence GTGAGCCGGCCGACGCTGATCATCTCGCCGGCCCCGACGGCGAACGGCGACCTGCACCTCGGGCACGTCGCCGGCCCGTTCCTGGCCGCCGACGTGCACGCCCGGTACCTGCGGGCCACCGGCCGCGAGGTGCTGCTGGCCACCGGTTTCCAGGACACCTCCACCTACGTGGTCACCACGGCCCACCGGCTGGGCGTGCCGCCGGAGGAGCTGGTGGCGCGCTCGGCGGAGCAGATCGAGTCGACGCTGGCGGCCGTCGGGATCGACGTCGACGGGTACACCGGCGACGAGGACCGGTTCGTCAAGGCGGTGCTCGGGTTCGTCGAGCGGCTGCACGCCGCGGGCAAGTTCGAGCTGCGCACGATGACCTTCCCGTACTCCCCGGCGACCGGCGAGTACCTGGTGGACGGCTTCGTGAAGGGCGGCTGCCCGCTGTGCCTCGCGGAGGGCTGCGCCGGGCTCTGCGAGAGCTGCGGCCACCCGGTCGCCGCGGGCGACCTGATCGACCCCAGGTCGACGATCAACCCGGACGACCCGCTGGAGCTGCGCGAGGCGCAGGTGCTCGTGCTGCCCATGGAGCAGTACCGCGAGCGCATCCGCGAGCACTTCGCCGTGCACGGCCGGGCGATGCGGCCGCACATGGCGCAGGCGATCCGGGAGATGCTGTCCCGGCCGCTGCCGGACTACCCGGTGACGTACCCGACGTCGTGGGGCATCCCGGCGCCGTTCCCGGAGGTCGCCGGCCAGACGATCAACCCGAACGCCGAGCCCGCCGCCTGGAGCATCTACTGCGGCACGCTGTCGGCCGAGCGGCGCGGGGTGCCGCTCGCCGCCGACGACGAGATGTGGCTCGCCGACGCCGGCACGAAGGTCGTCTACTTCCTCGGCTTCGACAACACCTACCCGTTCGCGGTGGCGGCGGTGGCGATGCTGCTGGCCGCCGACGGGCGGTACCTGCTCCCCGAGGAGTTCGTCACCAACGAGTTCTACGAGCTGGACAACTCGAAGTTCTCCACCAGCCGGGGCCACGTGGTGTGGGGCCGGGAGCTGGTCGCCGAGGTGCCGCGCGACCTGGTGAGGTTCCACCTGGCCGCGACCAGCCCGGAGAACCAGCGCACCGACTTCAGCCGGGCCGCGCTGGAGCGGGTGACGTCCACGCGCCTGGTCGCGCCGTGGAACCGGGTGGCGGACGAGGTGGACCGGTTCACCGGCCGCGGTCCGCTGCCGGTGTCCGAGCGGTCGCGCGCCGCGGCCGCCCGGATCGTCGAGCGGTTCGCCGCCTGCTACGAGCTGGACTGCTTCAGCATCACCCGCGCGGCCGAGGTGCTGGCCGAGCAGCTGGGCCGGCTGGCCCGGTGGTCGGTCCAGCCCGGCCAGGAGGGCGACTTCTGCCACGAGGTGGAGGTGGTGCTGCGGTGCGCCGCGCCGATCCTGATCGACCTGGCGGAGAAGGCGCTGCCGGACACGGACATCCCCACGGGGGCGGGCGCGACGACCGTCACGCCGGCGAGCCTGCCGCGGCTGCCCGAGTGGACGGCATGA
- a CDS encoding cupin domain-containing protein, with amino-acid sequence MVEIRKLDRDNLEPAYGLDGQRLLPWPALNAPFEGAWCVLRAGTESTPHSHHEYEIFIAMKGAAELDVDGVRHDFVAGDIVHLPPGCTHKVVNGGAEDFEYYGVWWDTDMSEKFLARHEEQSR; translated from the coding sequence ATGGTCGAGATCCGCAAGCTGGACCGGGACAACCTCGAACCGGCGTACGGCCTGGACGGCCAGCGCCTGCTGCCCTGGCCCGCGCTCAACGCCCCGTTCGAGGGCGCCTGGTGCGTCCTGCGCGCGGGTACCGAGTCCACGCCGCACTCCCACCACGAGTACGAGATCTTCATCGCCATGAAGGGCGCCGCCGAGCTGGACGTGGACGGCGTGCGGCACGACTTCGTCGCGGGCGACATCGTGCACCTGCCCCCGGGCTGCACGCACAAGGTCGTCAACGGCGGCGCGGAGGACTTCGAGTACTACGGCGTCTGGTGGGACACCGACATGTCGGAGAAGTTCCTCGCCCGGCACGAGGAGCAGTCGCGGTGA
- a CDS encoding lysine N(6)-hydroxylase/L-ornithine N(5)-oxygenase family protein: MTGQDVEVLMIGAGPSNLALAVAVEESGVRQLAENTLVLEQYPDVKWQRNLLLPWARSQVSFLKDLVTLRNPQSRFSFLNYLHQQGQLDDFVNLSTFNPYRWQLSAYQQWVADGLEQVRIRYNARTERIDPRYAEDGSVVGWTVTLADGDTITCRDLVVGTGRDAHVPEVFRDLPKERVVHSTQYSGRIAQLTPPADRPMRPVVIGGAQSAAEMFMALHQDFPDSEPTLVLRAIGLQNYQTSKFVNELFYPSFVDEFYTMLPEARSQVLDEMRLTNYAGLAPPFLEEIYSMLYQQKMLGRQRSSVRSLTEVVGARADGDEIVLDLRDRKSGKVEPLRCDAVFLGTGYDPRMPAMVGDLADRMGLTDVNVSRRYRVDLGDSAWGAIYLQGVNEQTHGIADSLISVLAHRSRDITEDLLDRRTVAEVTAEV, translated from the coding sequence GTGACTGGGCAAGATGTCGAAGTTCTCATGATCGGTGCGGGGCCGTCGAACCTGGCGCTCGCCGTCGCGGTCGAGGAGTCCGGGGTGCGCCAGCTGGCGGAGAACACCCTGGTGCTGGAGCAGTACCCGGACGTCAAGTGGCAGCGCAACCTGCTGCTGCCGTGGGCGCGCAGCCAGGTGTCGTTCCTCAAGGACCTGGTGACCCTGCGCAACCCGCAGAGCCGGTTCTCGTTCCTGAACTACCTGCACCAGCAGGGGCAGCTGGACGACTTCGTGAACCTGTCGACCTTCAACCCCTACCGCTGGCAGCTCTCGGCCTACCAGCAGTGGGTCGCCGACGGCCTGGAGCAGGTCCGCATCCGCTACAACGCCCGCACCGAGCGGATCGACCCGCGGTACGCCGAGGACGGCTCGGTCGTCGGGTGGACCGTCACGCTGGCCGACGGCGACACCATCACGTGCCGCGACCTGGTGGTCGGCACCGGCCGGGACGCGCACGTCCCCGAGGTGTTCCGCGACCTGCCCAAGGAGCGGGTGGTGCACAGCACCCAGTACTCCGGCCGGATCGCCCAGCTGACGCCGCCGGCCGACCGGCCGATGCGCCCGGTGGTCATCGGTGGCGCGCAGAGCGCCGCGGAGATGTTCATGGCGCTGCACCAGGACTTCCCGGACAGCGAGCCGACGCTGGTGCTGCGCGCCATCGGCCTGCAGAACTACCAGACGAGCAAGTTCGTCAACGAGCTGTTCTACCCGTCGTTCGTCGACGAGTTCTACACCATGCTCCCGGAGGCCCGGTCGCAGGTGCTCGACGAGATGCGCCTGACCAACTACGCGGGCCTCGCGCCGCCCTTCCTGGAGGAGATCTACTCCATGCTGTACCAGCAGAAGATGCTGGGGCGGCAGCGGTCCTCGGTGCGGAGCCTGACCGAGGTCGTCGGGGCGCGGGCGGACGGCGACGAGATCGTGCTGGACCTGCGCGACCGCAAGAGCGGCAAGGTCGAGCCGCTGCGCTGCGACGCGGTGTTCCTCGGCACCGGGTACGACCCGCGGATGCCCGCGATGGTCGGCGACCTGGCGGACCGGATGGGCCTCACCGACGTCAACGTCAGCCGGCGCTACCGGGTCGACCTCGGCGACTCCGCCTGGGGCGCCATCTACCTCCAGGGCGTCAACGAGCAGACGCACGGCATCGCCGACTCGCTGATCAGCGTGCTGGCGCACCGCTCGCGGGACATCACCGAGGACCTGCTGGACCGCCGCACGGTCGCCGAAGTCACCGCGGAGGTGTGA